The Rhodopirellula bahusiensis genome includes a window with the following:
- a CDS encoding ABC-three component system protein, whose product MTSSLDTFKSIRLKPGLNLIVAEKSKGATERQTRNGSGKTSLVRIIDFLLGSKCDGDSIFRSQSLADEQFTLSFDLGGHRTSATRTGNEKNRIVVDGVYDDWPIEPKLHKESGEYRISKTNWCSVLGSLMFDLPVDIESYGPTFRAMISYFVRRESSGAFQEAQKQSSQQQNWDVQTNLSYLFGLDWEIPHALQQVRLKEKSLATLRKEAKGGALGALIGNIGELRTRLAVAEKEANRLKSELEGFQVLPEYHELEKEASALAIRISELTSENTLDLERVESLTSQLEVERSTDDSLLESVYREVGIVLPELVTKRLDDVRKFHAAIIQNRRIHLQSEIDDAKASIDRRDAEKEQLDDRRLEIMTTLNSHGALDQFSKLQEELSRQQATVEELKKKVALARQLDSETTELTIERAKIKQRLTTDLDEKADTLNDSIVIFEEFSKLISDHEGSLVIEPKENGPEFAVNVEGKESKGIRSMQIFCFDMTLAVLWSKRNAGPGFLVHDSHLFDGMDSRQVARAIEIGASQSKQHGFQYIICINSDQLEAAEFANEFDPAPYRNSVEITDASETGGLFGMRIK is encoded by the coding sequence GTGACCAGCTCACTGGACACTTTCAAGTCCATTCGCCTGAAACCAGGGCTAAACTTGATCGTTGCAGAGAAGAGCAAGGGAGCGACTGAACGACAGACGCGAAATGGTTCGGGAAAAACAAGTCTCGTTCGAATCATCGACTTCTTGCTAGGGTCAAAATGCGATGGCGATTCAATTTTTCGATCGCAGTCGCTCGCGGACGAACAATTCACATTGTCTTTTGACCTCGGTGGTCACCGTACTTCAGCAACTCGTACGGGCAACGAAAAGAACCGAATCGTTGTTGACGGGGTGTACGATGATTGGCCGATCGAGCCGAAACTCCACAAGGAAAGCGGAGAGTATCGGATCAGTAAGACGAACTGGTGCAGTGTCCTCGGATCGCTGATGTTCGATTTGCCGGTTGATATCGAATCCTACGGGCCGACCTTTCGCGCCATGATCTCTTATTTCGTCCGACGCGAATCGAGCGGTGCTTTCCAAGAGGCTCAGAAGCAATCTTCTCAACAGCAGAACTGGGATGTCCAAACCAATCTTTCCTATTTATTCGGGCTCGATTGGGAAATCCCGCACGCCTTGCAACAGGTACGTTTGAAAGAAAAGTCTCTTGCGACATTGAGGAAGGAAGCGAAAGGCGGTGCATTGGGCGCGCTAATCGGAAACATTGGTGAGTTGCGTACTCGCTTGGCGGTTGCTGAAAAAGAAGCGAACCGATTGAAATCGGAGCTAGAGGGATTTCAGGTCCTGCCGGAGTATCACGAACTTGAAAAAGAAGCCTCAGCGCTTGCGATCCGTATCTCCGAGTTGACAAGTGAGAATACGCTCGACCTGGAACGAGTGGAGTCGCTGACAAGCCAATTGGAGGTGGAACGATCAACCGATGACTCCTTGCTAGAAAGCGTTTACCGCGAGGTTGGGATTGTACTTCCAGAATTGGTAACCAAACGCTTGGACGATGTGAGAAAATTTCATGCGGCGATCATTCAAAATCGACGCATCCACCTTCAGAGCGAAATCGACGACGCAAAGGCTTCAATTGATCGTCGTGATGCCGAGAAAGAACAACTGGATGATCGTCGCCTCGAAATCATGACGACCTTAAATAGCCATGGAGCCCTTGATCAATTCTCGAAGCTGCAGGAGGAATTGTCTCGCCAGCAGGCAACAGTTGAAGAACTGAAGAAGAAGGTCGCATTGGCGAGACAGCTTGATTCCGAAACGACCGAACTGACGATCGAACGAGCGAAGATCAAGCAGCGTCTTACGACGGACCTCGACGAGAAAGCTGATACACTCAACGACTCGATTGTGATCTTCGAGGAATTCTCGAAGCTGATTTCAGACCACGAAGGAAGTCTCGTCATCGAACCGAAGGAAAATGGCCCTGAATTCGCGGTCAACGTCGAGGGCAAAGAGAGCAAGGGAATTCGTAGTATGCAAATCTTCTGCTTCGATATGACGCTTGCAGTGCTTTGGTCGAAGCGAAATGCGGGGCCAGGTTTCCTGGTTCACGACAGTCATTTGTTTGATGGAATGGACAGTCGACAGGTTGCTCGTGCCATCGAAATCGGAGCCAGTCAGTCCAAACAGCATGGCTTCCAATACATAATTTGCATTAACTCCGACCAGCTGGAAGCAGCGGAATTCGCAAACGAATTCGATCCCGCACCATACCGAAACTCAGTTGAGATCACTGACGCATCGGAGACAGGTGGGCTCTTTGGAATGAGGATCAAGTGA
- a CDS encoding glycoside hydrolase family 97 protein, producing MMISIPKLASFPIAFWLLLSASNCNWAAEEMTIVSPSGDHSIQFSLLEGVPHYSVAFRDVAILVNSRLALVLDGDQLGDRFVVDSKRTESENGSWVPVVGSRASYPDSYNGCVIQLRGATDETQRLELTFRAYDEGVAFRYAIPPQEGIDELELKSEDTHFQFTGDHFVYWDDYPQARYSKLRLSEMPGHSVRPLLVETGSHFVAIAEAGSIGRYAPMMLNRSGENQLVTRFRSGTVSANKSLTTPWRVIMVAEHPGTLVENHYLLQNLSPPSKLSDTAWIQPGKVWRSSLTTKGAKAIVDYAAANKYQYVHYDAGWYGPERDADSNPLTVIASIDMQETIRYANEHGIGLICYINKIAMSGYDLDKTFQTYQEWGIRGVKMGFVDWKSQSDMEFLYDAIEKAAKYKLIVDIHDNFRLTGIERTYPHVLTVEGILGNEELPEKGNPPKNVLTTSFARMIAGAGDYTPCYLNGRVVSRSFQLALGVVFYSPLQYLHWYDQADRYPENRYPELEFWKEMPTTWDDSKVVQGSIGSYMTVARRKGDRWFVGSIVNEARSLDIPLDFLGPGEFVAKIYAEDPDDKKQVIIQSRQVTSNSKLTATMGAGGGCAIMISPM from the coding sequence ATGATGATCTCAATACCAAAGCTGGCTTCCTTTCCGATCGCGTTTTGGTTGCTTCTCTCTGCGTCGAACTGCAATTGGGCCGCCGAAGAGATGACGATCGTGTCTCCATCCGGAGATCATTCGATTCAGTTTTCACTCCTGGAAGGTGTGCCGCACTACAGCGTCGCGTTTCGAGACGTCGCCATTCTTGTCAACTCCAGGCTTGCCTTGGTCCTTGATGGGGACCAACTCGGTGATCGGTTCGTTGTCGACAGCAAGCGGACCGAATCTGAAAACGGGAGTTGGGTTCCCGTGGTCGGTTCAAGAGCTTCCTACCCTGATTCGTACAATGGGTGTGTGATTCAACTTCGCGGGGCAACCGACGAAACACAAAGGCTCGAATTGACATTCCGGGCGTACGACGAAGGGGTCGCTTTTCGCTACGCGATTCCGCCGCAGGAAGGGATCGATGAGTTGGAACTGAAATCAGAAGACACACACTTTCAGTTCACCGGCGATCACTTTGTCTACTGGGATGACTATCCGCAGGCACGGTATTCCAAACTGCGACTCTCTGAGATGCCGGGCCATTCCGTTCGTCCGCTGCTGGTCGAAACCGGATCGCATTTTGTGGCGATCGCAGAAGCAGGAAGCATTGGGCGCTACGCTCCCATGATGCTGAATCGATCCGGTGAAAATCAACTGGTCACGCGGTTTCGAAGCGGGACCGTATCGGCGAACAAGTCACTGACGACTCCTTGGCGAGTGATCATGGTGGCGGAACATCCCGGGACCTTGGTTGAGAATCACTACTTGCTTCAGAATCTTTCGCCGCCGTCTAAACTGAGCGACACGGCATGGATCCAACCTGGGAAGGTATGGCGAAGCAGCCTGACGACAAAGGGTGCAAAAGCGATTGTCGACTACGCCGCGGCGAACAAGTACCAATATGTGCACTATGACGCCGGCTGGTATGGACCGGAACGCGACGCCGATTCGAACCCTCTGACGGTCATTGCTTCGATCGACATGCAGGAAACGATTCGCTACGCAAACGAACATGGCATTGGGCTGATCTGTTACATCAACAAAATTGCCATGTCAGGATACGACCTGGATAAAACATTTCAGACGTATCAGGAATGGGGGATTCGCGGGGTCAAGATGGGGTTTGTTGATTGGAAGAGCCAGTCTGACATGGAATTCTTGTACGATGCGATCGAGAAAGCCGCGAAATACAAACTGATCGTTGATATCCATGACAACTTTCGGTTGACCGGGATCGAGCGCACCTACCCACATGTGCTGACGGTCGAAGGGATCCTTGGGAATGAGGAATTGCCAGAGAAGGGGAATCCTCCGAAGAATGTTTTGACCACCTCGTTTGCTCGCATGATCGCTGGGGCTGGCGACTACACGCCCTGTTATTTGAATGGGCGTGTCGTCAGCCGTTCGTTCCAGCTTGCTTTGGGAGTCGTCTTCTACAGTCCGCTGCAATATCTGCATTGGTACGACCAGGCCGATCGATATCCTGAGAATCGTTATCCTGAACTTGAATTCTGGAAGGAGATGCCGACGACGTGGGATGACTCGAAGGTGGTCCAGGGATCCATCGGGAGCTACATGACGGTCGCCAGACGAAAGGGTGATCGGTGGTTCGTTGGATCGATTGTCAACGAAGCTCGAAGCCTCGACATCCCGCTCGATTTCCTGGGCCCAGGGGAGTTTGTCGCCAAAATCTACGCGGAAGATCCAGACGATAAAAAGCAGGTGATCATCCAGTCGCGCCAGGTCACCTCGAACAGCAAGTTGACGGCGACCATGGGTGCTGGAGGCGGATGCGCGATCATGATTTCGCCGATGTGA
- a CDS encoding Gfo/Idh/MocA family protein: MPKNNFSDNSSPVTGDSSTRRHFMGTGAALTAGVAATAAARPIRGAEPAESVSSSPNSHIRLALVGAGGRGTGAINDSLTINDNVSLAAIADLEGDKLGKICESLTKRHGDKVAVETAKMHGGIDAYKKVLDDPDVDVVLFATPPGFRPQYVLDAVDAGKHVFAEKPTCVDPAGYRVCVEANDKAIANNTSIVTGTQYRRQANYVEAIKRLHDGAIGDIISATARYCSNGIWNKTRKEGMSDTEFQIYNWMHFIWLSGDQIAEQAVHNIDAINWIMGGPPESAYGSGGRFTRPEGSEMWDSMSIDYLYPGNRTVSFKCRQIPNAQGDNSNIIYGSKGICTIYGINRGAMIHDRDGNEVWSMKGDLGAAYKQEHKDLIDSVRSGKPIVEFKETADSSLTAVLGRMAAYSGKLVTWDFAVNESTLNLFPENLDMKASLPEPAHAIPGKTKLV, from the coding sequence ATGCCAAAAAACAACTTTTCAGACAACTCCTCGCCGGTCACCGGCGACTCTTCCACCCGTCGCCATTTCATGGGCACGGGGGCCGCGTTGACTGCGGGCGTTGCCGCCACCGCAGCCGCTCGTCCGATTCGAGGGGCTGAGCCCGCCGAGTCCGTCAGCAGTTCACCCAATTCACACATTCGATTGGCATTGGTCGGAGCTGGCGGTCGTGGAACGGGAGCGATCAACGATTCGCTCACCATCAATGACAATGTTTCGCTTGCCGCGATCGCTGACTTGGAAGGCGACAAGCTCGGGAAAATTTGCGAGTCACTCACCAAGCGTCACGGCGACAAGGTCGCGGTCGAAACGGCCAAAATGCATGGCGGCATCGATGCTTACAAAAAGGTTCTCGATGATCCCGATGTCGATGTGGTGTTGTTCGCGACACCGCCCGGATTTCGGCCTCAATATGTCTTGGATGCCGTCGATGCGGGAAAGCATGTCTTCGCCGAAAAGCCAACCTGCGTTGATCCAGCCGGCTACCGTGTCTGCGTCGAAGCGAACGACAAAGCCATCGCCAACAACACATCGATCGTGACCGGCACCCAGTATCGTCGGCAAGCGAATTATGTCGAAGCGATCAAACGACTGCACGATGGTGCGATTGGCGACATCATCTCCGCGACGGCTCGCTATTGCAGCAACGGGATTTGGAACAAGACTCGCAAGGAAGGCATGAGCGACACCGAGTTTCAGATCTACAACTGGATGCACTTCATCTGGTTGTCCGGCGATCAGATTGCTGAGCAAGCGGTGCACAACATCGATGCGATCAACTGGATCATGGGCGGTCCACCTGAGTCAGCCTATGGCAGTGGCGGTCGTTTCACTCGTCCCGAAGGCAGCGAGATGTGGGACAGCATGAGCATCGATTACCTCTATCCCGGCAACCGAACCGTTTCATTCAAGTGCCGCCAAATCCCGAATGCTCAAGGTGACAACTCCAACATCATCTATGGAAGCAAAGGCATCTGCACGATCTACGGAATCAATCGTGGTGCCATGATTCATGATCGCGATGGAAACGAGGTTTGGTCGATGAAGGGCGACTTGGGAGCTGCCTACAAGCAAGAACACAAGGACCTGATCGACAGCGTGCGTTCGGGTAAACCAATCGTCGAATTCAAAGAAACAGCCGACAGTTCGCTAACCGCCGTGCTCGGCCGCATGGCGGCTTACTCCGGCAAGCTGGTGACGTGGGACTTCGCCGTGAACGAATCGACGTTGAACCTGTTCCCCGAGAATCTGGACATGAAGGCGTCGCTCCCCGAGCCCGCTCACGCGATCCCCGGCAAGACCAAATTGGTCTGA
- a CDS encoding phosphoglycerate kinase, with the protein MAKKTIDQIDVQDKTVLMRVDFNVPLDDSLAITDDRRIRMALPSIKSVLDRGGKVILMSHLGRPTGGEGDEKYSLAPAAKRLGELLGSTVHFASDTVGEDAAAKAGSLASGEVLVLENLRFNPGEKKGDVEFAGKLAAMADAYCNDAFGTCHRKDASMVAVPEAMAGKPRVVGHLVAKEIQYLADAIGNPERPFVAILGGAKVSDKINVINNLLGICDSVLIGGAMAYTFSLASGGKVGNSLVEKDKVELAKELMAKGGDKLLLPSDTHCGDDFGNIAGCNKKVVTAGEIPDDMEGLDIGPETAKKYADVIKSAKTIVWNGPMGVFEKPPMDEGTKAVAQAIADGDAVSIIGGGDSAAAVDQLGFADDVSHVSTGGGASLAMLEGQAFAAVDLLDEA; encoded by the coding sequence ATGGCCAAGAAAACCATTGATCAAATTGACGTTCAAGACAAAACCGTCCTCATGCGAGTCGACTTCAACGTGCCGTTGGACGATTCACTCGCCATCACCGATGACCGACGCATTCGCATGGCTTTGCCCAGCATCAAAAGCGTCCTCGATCGTGGCGGCAAGGTGATCTTGATGAGCCACTTGGGTCGACCAACCGGTGGTGAAGGCGACGAGAAGTACTCGCTGGCTCCGGCCGCGAAAAGATTGGGCGAATTGCTCGGCAGCACCGTTCACTTTGCGAGCGACACCGTTGGTGAAGATGCCGCCGCCAAAGCTGGCTCGCTAGCCTCGGGCGAAGTCCTGGTTTTGGAAAACCTGCGTTTCAATCCAGGCGAAAAGAAAGGCGACGTGGAGTTCGCTGGCAAGTTGGCGGCGATGGCCGACGCTTACTGCAACGACGCGTTTGGGACTTGCCACCGCAAAGACGCGTCGATGGTCGCTGTTCCCGAAGCCATGGCTGGAAAACCACGCGTGGTCGGCCACTTGGTAGCCAAAGAAATCCAGTATCTCGCCGATGCGATCGGCAACCCTGAGCGACCTTTCGTCGCCATCCTTGGCGGAGCAAAAGTCAGCGACAAGATCAACGTGATCAACAATCTGTTGGGCATCTGCGACTCGGTCTTGATCGGCGGCGCGATGGCTTACACGTTCTCGTTGGCCAGCGGCGGCAAAGTTGGCAACTCCTTGGTCGAAAAGGACAAAGTCGAATTGGCAAAGGAGTTGATGGCAAAGGGTGGCGACAAGCTGCTCCTTCCTTCCGACACGCATTGCGGAGACGACTTCGGCAACATCGCTGGTTGCAACAAGAAGGTCGTTACTGCGGGTGAGATTCCGGACGACATGGAAGGTTTGGACATCGGTCCTGAAACTGCGAAGAAGTACGCCGATGTCATCAAGTCGGCCAAGACCATCGTTTGGAACGGACCGATGGGCGTGTTTGAAAAACCACCAATGGACGAAGGCACCAAAGCCGTTGCACAAGCGATCGCTGATGGCGATGCCGTCAGCATCATCGGCGGTGGTGACAGTGCCGCTGCGGTTGATCAACTCGGATTCGCTGATGATGTCAGCCACGTCAGCACCGGTGGTGGAGCCAGCCTGGCAATGTTGGAAGGCCAAGCCTTCGCAGCCGTCGATCTGCTCGACGAAGCCTGA
- a CDS encoding nickel-dependent lactate racemase family protein, translating to MTLYFSVGSETTSLTTGDLRDALKQTFDAIKRPERVLLLPPDATRLFSRAGELTVLCHELLGDRVKDIMPALGTHTPMKPAQLDHMFPGVPHDLFRPHRWREDVVELGQVPAEFVSEVTGGIYTQSWPAQVNKMLRDGGHDLIFSLGQVVPHEVIGMANYNKNVFVGTGGVSGINESHYLSAMVGIDETLGLADTPLRKILNYASDHFCDDMPLLYALTVIQQMKDGTKHTRGLYIGDDHETFFKAAELARKVNITHLPKAPTHVVAYLDPDEFKSTWLGNKAIYRTRKAIATGGRLTVIGPAVEEFGEDPRIDQLIRKYGYRTKAEVMQLVAENEDLANDPSAAAHLVHGSPENRFEVVYAAGKLTDEEIASVGFTPGDLDALMKRYDVHSLQDGFHTDVDGSEFYFVQNPALGLWEAPLN from the coding sequence ATGACTCTCTATTTCTCTGTTGGATCGGAAACCACATCGCTGACAACAGGCGACTTGCGTGACGCTCTGAAGCAGACGTTTGACGCGATCAAACGGCCCGAACGCGTGCTGTTGCTGCCTCCTGACGCGACGCGATTGTTCAGCCGTGCAGGCGAACTGACGGTGCTTTGTCACGAATTGTTGGGCGACCGGGTCAAAGACATCATGCCGGCGCTTGGCACGCACACGCCGATGAAACCTGCTCAGCTCGACCACATGTTTCCTGGTGTGCCCCACGATTTGTTCCGCCCACACCGTTGGCGAGAGGACGTCGTGGAGTTGGGGCAAGTCCCAGCGGAATTCGTCAGCGAAGTCACTGGCGGCATCTACACGCAAAGTTGGCCTGCTCAGGTGAACAAGATGCTGCGAGATGGCGGCCACGATTTGATCTTCTCGTTGGGACAAGTCGTGCCCCACGAAGTCATCGGGATGGCGAACTACAACAAGAATGTGTTCGTTGGCACGGGAGGTGTCTCAGGCATCAACGAGAGTCACTATCTCAGCGCAATGGTCGGAATCGATGAGACACTCGGTCTCGCCGACACGCCGCTGCGAAAGATTCTGAACTACGCCTCGGATCACTTCTGCGATGACATGCCGCTGCTGTACGCCTTGACCGTGATTCAGCAGATGAAAGACGGAACGAAGCACACGCGAGGTCTGTACATCGGCGACGATCACGAAACATTCTTCAAGGCGGCCGAGCTGGCTCGCAAGGTCAACATCACGCACCTGCCAAAGGCTCCCACGCATGTGGTTGCTTACTTGGACCCCGATGAATTCAAAAGCACTTGGTTGGGCAACAAAGCGATCTACCGAACACGAAAGGCAATCGCGACGGGCGGGCGATTGACCGTCATCGGTCCCGCGGTCGAAGAGTTTGGCGAAGACCCTCGAATTGACCAACTGATTCGCAAGTATGGCTATCGAACGAAAGCCGAAGTGATGCAGTTGGTGGCCGAGAACGAAGACCTAGCAAACGATCCTTCCGCAGCGGCTCACTTGGTTCATGGCTCACCAGAGAATCGATTTGAAGTGGTTTACGCGGCTGGGAAATTGACGGATGAAGAAATCGCTTCGGTCGGATTCACACCGGGTGACCTGGACGCGTTGATGAAACGATACGACGTTCATTCGCTCCAGGACGGTTTCCACACTGATGTGGATGGATCCGAGTTCTACTTCGTGCAGAATCCCGCGTTGGGATTGTGGGAAGCCCCGCTGAACTGA
- a CDS encoding ATP-binding response regulator, protein MAKILLVEDSATQAVEMTMLLQAADHEVVHVANGQLGLSHLKDQAPDLVITDLEMPEINGLQLVESMRANFSHIPSILVTSHGSEELAAEALRRGAAGYVPKTRMSDLLNDTIVDVLGVIRSDASYAKLISTLKKNVFVFDLPSDPELISPLVGLLMQVSAGMELLPSIEMVRLGVAVEHSLTNAMLHGNLEIPRDKQPSHGQLAREGVINDAMKERLSQEPYKSRVTHVEATASEHAIRIVITDQGPGFDTSNVPQAGELDASSLAASADGVSQGDKQGLLLIASFVDQMWFNDQGNQITLVKRCGAE, encoded by the coding sequence ATGGCCAAGATCTTACTCGTCGAGGACAGTGCAACCCAGGCGGTAGAAATGACGATGCTGCTTCAGGCAGCCGACCACGAAGTCGTCCACGTCGCCAACGGGCAACTCGGCCTTTCGCACTTGAAAGACCAAGCCCCCGATCTCGTCATCACCGACCTGGAGATGCCCGAAATCAATGGACTTCAGCTGGTGGAAAGCATGCGAGCCAATTTCTCGCACATTCCCAGCATCTTGGTCACCAGCCACGGCAGCGAAGAACTCGCCGCAGAAGCGCTCCGTCGCGGCGCGGCTGGCTACGTTCCGAAGACTCGCATGTCCGACTTGCTCAATGACACCATTGTCGATGTGCTGGGGGTCATTCGCAGCGACGCTTCTTATGCGAAGTTGATTTCGACGCTGAAGAAAAACGTGTTTGTCTTCGACCTCCCATCGGATCCCGAACTGATCTCGCCGTTGGTCGGTTTGTTGATGCAGGTCAGTGCGGGAATGGAGCTTCTGCCCAGTATCGAGATGGTCCGACTGGGTGTCGCCGTTGAACATTCCCTGACCAATGCCATGCTGCACGGCAACTTAGAAATCCCACGCGACAAACAACCCAGCCATGGCCAGCTCGCCCGTGAAGGCGTCATCAACGACGCGATGAAAGAACGGTTGTCGCAGGAACCGTACAAGAGCCGCGTGACCCACGTGGAAGCCACCGCCTCGGAACATGCCATTCGCATCGTCATCACCGATCAAGGCCCCGGCTTTGACACATCCAATGTGCCGCAGGCCGGTGAGCTCGACGCCAGTTCACTCGCCGCCAGCGCCGATGGAGTCAGCCAGGGTGACAAGCAGGGTCTGCTGTTGATCGCCAGCTTCGTTGACCAAATGTGGTTCAACGACCAAGGCAATCAAATCACATTGGTCAAACGATGCGGTGCCGAGTGA